A genomic window from Serratia liquefaciens includes:
- a CDS encoding cupin domain-containing protein has translation MNEHAALLAQRLIRNFDQVEKSHDSRPPLYDSLGARLGTGTAASKLGASIDVVAPGMRSCPYHFHYAQEEMFIVLEGTGTLRVAGERLPIKSGDVIFIPPGPQYPHQIINTSDAPLKYLSVSTREQPELVEYPDSGKFQAMAVDQNGEPVRYLQRPSASLDYWQDEP, from the coding sequence ATGAATGAGCATGCCGCGCTGTTAGCCCAGCGTCTGATCCGCAATTTCGACCAGGTTGAGAAATCACACGACAGCCGCCCCCCACTGTATGACAGCCTGGGCGCCCGTTTGGGCACAGGTACCGCAGCAAGCAAGCTGGGAGCTTCCATCGACGTGGTCGCCCCGGGCATGCGTTCCTGCCCCTATCACTTCCACTATGCGCAGGAGGAGATGTTCATTGTGCTGGAGGGGACCGGCACCTTACGGGTTGCCGGGGAGCGGCTGCCGATCAAAAGTGGGGACGTTATTTTTATTCCGCCAGGGCCGCAATACCCGCATCAGATCATCAACACGTCGGATGCGCCGCTGAAATATCTGTCTGTCAGCACCCGCGAGCAGCCCGAACTGGTGGAATATCCTGACTCAGGCAAGTTTCAGGCGATGGCCGTGGACCAAAATGGTGAACCGGTGCGCTATTTGCAACGCCCATCAGCCTCGCTCGATTATTGGCAGGATGAACCCTGA
- a CDS encoding benzoate/H(+) symporter BenE family transporter, with translation MRPALSLRHLSLPAVMAGFVAVLVGYTSSAAIIFQAAAAAGATPMQIGGWLTMLGLGMGITSLGLSLYYRTPILTAWSTPGAALLVTSLPGTPLNEAIGVFIFASGLILLCGVTGLFARLMDYIPQAISAAMLAGILLRFGLDAFASLQVNFVLSAGMGLMYLITRRYLARYAIVLTLLTGLAIAAVQGNIHLAQQPLAFAMPEFIAPHFSASTLLGIGVPFFVVTMASQNAPGIATLKAAGYSVPTSPLISWTALTALLLAPFGGFSVCIAAITAAICMGPDVHPNPQRRYMAAAAAGVFYLLAGAFGGVIGMLFSALPTALIHTIAGLALLGTIAGSLQRALQDEKQRDAALIAFLITASGVTLLGVGSAFWGIIGGAIAHIILSLPQRASRTEK, from the coding sequence ATGCGCCCAGCTCTCTCTTTGCGTCATCTGTCCCTGCCCGCCGTGATGGCCGGGTTCGTTGCGGTTTTGGTGGGTTACACCAGCTCTGCCGCCATTATCTTTCAGGCGGCCGCGGCCGCCGGCGCGACGCCAATGCAGATTGGCGGCTGGCTGACCATGTTGGGGCTGGGGATGGGTATCACCTCCCTCGGACTGTCCCTGTATTACCGCACGCCGATCCTGACCGCCTGGTCGACGCCCGGCGCCGCGCTGCTAGTCACCAGTCTGCCAGGTACCCCGCTCAACGAAGCGATTGGCGTTTTCATCTTTGCCTCCGGGCTGATCCTGCTGTGTGGCGTGACCGGGCTGTTTGCCCGGTTGATGGATTACATCCCGCAGGCGATTTCGGCGGCGATGCTGGCGGGGATCCTGCTGCGGTTTGGCCTGGATGCCTTTGCTTCGCTACAGGTGAATTTCGTGCTCAGTGCCGGGATGGGGCTGATGTACTTAATCACCCGCCGTTATCTGGCCCGCTACGCGATCGTCCTGACCTTGTTGACCGGCCTGGCGATTGCGGCTGTGCAAGGGAATATCCATCTTGCACAGCAACCGTTGGCGTTCGCCATGCCGGAGTTTATTGCGCCACACTTTAGTGCGTCTACGCTGTTGGGGATTGGTGTGCCTTTCTTCGTGGTCACTATGGCGTCACAAAACGCTCCCGGCATCGCCACCCTCAAGGCCGCCGGCTACAGCGTGCCCACCTCGCCGTTGATCAGCTGGACGGCGCTGACCGCACTGTTGTTGGCGCCGTTCGGCGGGTTTTCGGTTTGTATCGCCGCCATTACCGCCGCGATCTGCATGGGGCCTGACGTGCATCCGAATCCGCAGCGCCGCTATATGGCCGCCGCTGCCGCCGGGGTATTTTACCTGCTGGCCGGTGCTTTCGGCGGCGTTATCGGCATGTTGTTCAGCGCATTGCCCACCGCCTTGATCCACACCATTGCCGGGCTGGCGCTGCTGGGCACCATTGCCGGGAGTCTGCAACGCGCACTGCAAGATGAAAAACAGCGCGATGCCGCGCTGATCGCCTTTCTGATCACCGCGTCCGGCGTGACGCTGCTGGGCGTCGGCTCGGCATTTTGGGGGATTATTGGCGGCGCAATCGCCCATATCATTCTGTCGCTGCCCCAACGCGCGAGCCGCACGGAGAAGTAA
- a CDS encoding helix-turn-helix domain-containing protein: MQELSGHLAQTLRSLRVQRGWSLNQAAENTGVSKAMLGQIERGESSPTVATLWKIATGFNVAFSAFLEISPLQQQATLHRYGDAPVFNQYNADMRVVPLFPFDRQLGFDMFVIDLAPGALSESSAHEPGVIEHVIVINGELELAVDGQWYHLTSGEAMRFQADRPHAYRNASQQTVRIHDLIHYPKF; encoded by the coding sequence ATGCAGGAACTGTCCGGTCATCTGGCACAAACGCTTCGTTCTTTGCGCGTGCAGCGCGGCTGGAGCCTGAATCAGGCGGCGGAAAACACCGGCGTCAGCAAGGCCATGCTGGGGCAGATCGAACGTGGTGAATCCAGCCCAACGGTGGCAACGCTGTGGAAAATTGCCACCGGGTTTAACGTGGCGTTCTCCGCATTTCTCGAGATCTCACCGTTGCAACAACAGGCCACGCTACACCGCTATGGCGATGCGCCGGTATTTAATCAATACAACGCCGATATGCGTGTCGTCCCGTTATTTCCATTCGATCGCCAACTGGGGTTCGACATGTTTGTTATCGATCTGGCTCCGGGGGCGCTCAGCGAATCTTCTGCACATGAGCCGGGGGTGATTGAGCATGTGATTGTCATCAACGGCGAGCTGGAGCTGGCGGTCGACGGTCAGTGGTATCACCTGACCAGCGGCGAGGCGATGCGCTTTCAGGCCGATCGGCCACATGCTTACCGCAATGCCAGCCAACAGACGGTACGCATTCACGATCTGATCCATTACCCTAAATTTTGA
- a CDS encoding prolyl oligopeptidase family serine peptidase — MTSLPNSIRLAMAAEGGTSAADEFLWLEELQGKAAQAWIKQENQRTTARFAQGEGFRQVEKQVLAILNKESQIPWVTKRGEYYYNFWQDQTNPRGLWRRTTLQEYRKEQPNWETVLDIDALGKAEGKDWVFHGSQSLAPEYRYCLLELSPDGGDATEIREFDLVTKQFVKDGFVLPVAKSQASWIDKDTLFVATDFGAGSMTQSGYARIAKRWRRGTPLSAAQTLYEAQPQDMVVYAYHDHTPGFERNYVGRSLDFYRRETYLLTAQDQKIKIDIPADSEFSTHREWLLVKPSSDWQVGETLYPSGALLATHFDDYLAGKREFTVLFTPTAQVALSGYSATRDHLILSIMDNVVNRLEVLTPQENGWQRKPLGKPGAISTLSAGGIDEETNDYFLTLSGFLQPTSLYMGNLDGGEPELLKQGPQDFDASGYQVSQHFAKSKDGTRVPYFQISAKDIKLDGSNPTLLYGYGGFEVSLTPGYMGAKAPAWLERGGVYVVANIRGGGEYGPAWHQAALKQNRHRAYEDFAAVAEDLIARKVTSSQHLGARGGSNGGLLVGNMLTLYPQLFGCIVCEVPLLDMQRYTQLSAGASWIAEYGDPSKAEEWAYIKTFSPYHNIKPNVAYPPVLFYTATSDDRVNPSHARKMAARMQQMGYQQAYFYENTEGGHSAAADKQQAAFHGALVSEFMWTTLSVEPKV; from the coding sequence ATGACTTCATTACCCAACAGTATCCGCCTGGCGATGGCGGCAGAAGGGGGCACCAGCGCCGCCGACGAATTCTTGTGGCTGGAAGAGCTGCAGGGCAAAGCCGCACAGGCATGGATCAAACAGGAAAACCAGCGCACCACCGCGCGTTTTGCTCAAGGCGAAGGTTTTCGTCAGGTGGAAAAACAGGTGCTGGCCATTCTGAATAAAGAGAGCCAAATTCCGTGGGTCACCAAGCGGGGTGAGTACTATTACAACTTTTGGCAGGATCAAACCAATCCGCGTGGCCTGTGGCGACGGACTACCTTGCAGGAATATCGCAAGGAGCAACCGAACTGGGAAACGGTGCTGGATATTGACGCGTTGGGCAAGGCCGAAGGCAAAGATTGGGTGTTCCACGGCTCGCAGTCGCTGGCTCCCGAATACCGTTATTGCCTGCTGGAGCTGTCGCCGGACGGCGGTGACGCCACCGAAATCCGCGAATTCGATCTGGTGACCAAGCAGTTTGTTAAAGACGGCTTTGTGCTGCCGGTGGCGAAAAGCCAGGCTTCGTGGATCGATAAGGATACGCTGTTTGTCGCCACAGATTTTGGCGCGGGCTCCATGACCCAGTCAGGTTATGCGCGCATTGCCAAACGCTGGCGACGTGGTACGCCGTTGAGCGCGGCTCAAACGCTGTATGAAGCGCAACCGCAGGACATGGTGGTATATGCCTATCATGACCATACGCCAGGCTTTGAGCGAAACTACGTGGGCCGCAGCCTGGATTTCTATCGCCGCGAAACCTATCTGCTGACCGCACAAGATCAGAAAATCAAAATTGATATTCCCGCCGACTCCGAGTTCAGCACCCACCGCGAGTGGCTGTTGGTTAAGCCGAGCAGCGACTGGCAGGTCGGGGAGACGCTCTATCCTTCCGGTGCATTGTTGGCGACCCATTTTGACGATTATCTGGCCGGCAAGCGCGAATTTACGGTGTTATTCACCCCGACCGCGCAGGTAGCTTTGAGTGGCTACAGCGCCACGCGCGATCACCTGATCCTCAGCATTATGGACAACGTGGTAAACCGGTTGGAAGTGCTGACGCCGCAGGAGAACGGCTGGCAGCGCAAACCGCTGGGCAAACCGGGAGCCATCAGCACCTTGTCTGCCGGCGGCATTGATGAAGAGACCAACGATTACTTCCTGACCCTCAGCGGCTTCCTGCAGCCGACCTCTTTGTACATGGGCAATCTGGACGGCGGGGAGCCGGAACTGCTCAAGCAAGGGCCGCAGGATTTTGACGCCAGCGGTTATCAGGTCAGCCAGCATTTCGCTAAGTCAAAAGACGGGACGCGGGTGCCGTATTTCCAAATATCGGCCAAGGACATCAAGCTGGACGGCAGCAACCCAACGCTGCTGTACGGTTATGGCGGGTTTGAGGTGTCGCTCACGCCGGGTTACATGGGGGCCAAGGCGCCGGCCTGGCTGGAGCGTGGCGGGGTGTACGTCGTGGCCAATATTCGCGGCGGCGGTGAGTATGGTCCAGCCTGGCACCAGGCGGCGCTTAAGCAAAACCGTCATCGTGCCTATGAGGACTTTGCCGCAGTGGCGGAGGATCTGATTGCGCGAAAAGTGACATCGTCACAACATCTGGGCGCCCGCGGCGGCAGTAACGGCGGCTTACTGGTAGGCAACATGCTGACGCTGTACCCGCAGCTGTTCGGTTGCATCGTCTGTGAAGTGCCGCTGCTGGATATGCAGCGCTATACCCAGCTTTCTGCCGGTGCTTCGTGGATTGCCGAATACGGCGATCCGAGCAAAGCGGAAGAGTGGGCATACATCAAGACTTTCTCGCCGTACCACAACATCAAACCCAATGTGGCTTATCCGCCGGTGCTGTTTTACACCGCCACCAGTGATGACCGGGTCAATCCGTCGCACGCGCGTAAAATGGCGGCGCGGATGCAGCAGATGGGGTACCAGCAGGCCTATTTCTATGAGAATACCGAGGGAGGGCACAGTGCGGCGGCAGACAAGCAACAAGCCGCTTTCCATGGTGCGCTGGTCAGCGAATTCATGTGGACGACTTTGAGCGTCGAACCCAAGGTCTGA
- the dtpA gene encoding dipeptide/tripeptide permease DtpA, protein MSTANNNSEQPESVSLNAFKQPKAFYLIFSIELWERFGYYGLQGIMAVYLVKMLGLSEADSITLFSSFSALVYGFVAIGGWLGDKVLGSKRVIVLGALVLAVGYAMVAYSGHEIFWVYLGMATIAVGSGLFKANPSSLLSTCYEKDDPRLDGAFTMYYMSVNIGSFLSMLATPWLAAKYGWSVAFSLSVVGMLITLVNFMVCHKWVKQHGSKPDFKPLQVKKLLMVLVGVVALVALSSWLLHNQVIARWALAIVSVGIVIVFAKETFALHGAARRKMIVAFLLMLEAVVFFVLYSQMPTSLNFFAIHNVEHSILGIGFEPEQYQALNPFWIMLASPILAALYNKMGDRLPMPHKFAFGMILCSGAFLVLPWGASFANEQGIVSVNWLILSYALQSIGELMISGLGLAMVAQLVPQRLMGFIMGSWFLTTAAAALIAGKVAGLTAVPSDVNDAHASLAIYSHVFMQIGIATAVIAILMMLTAPKLYRMTLDTAEDTNKKAQAAAAAN, encoded by the coding sequence GTGTCAACAGCAAACAACAACAGCGAACAACCTGAAAGCGTGAGTCTCAACGCCTTCAAACAACCCAAGGCGTTTTACCTGATCTTCTCTATCGAGCTGTGGGAACGTTTTGGCTATTACGGCCTGCAAGGCATCATGGCGGTATATCTGGTCAAAATGCTTGGCCTGAGCGAAGCCGACTCGATTACCCTGTTCTCCTCCTTCAGCGCACTGGTGTACGGTTTTGTCGCCATCGGTGGCTGGCTCGGAGATAAAGTACTGGGCTCCAAGCGCGTGATCGTGCTGGGTGCGCTGGTGCTGGCCGTCGGCTACGCCATGGTGGCCTATTCCGGCCATGAAATTTTCTGGGTGTACCTGGGTATGGCGACCATCGCCGTGGGTAGCGGCCTGTTCAAGGCTAACCCATCCTCCCTGCTGTCAACCTGCTATGAGAAAGACGATCCGCGTTTGGACGGTGCATTTACCATGTACTACATGTCCGTCAATATCGGTTCTTTCCTTTCCATGTTGGCCACCCCCTGGCTGGCGGCTAAATACGGTTGGAGCGTCGCGTTCTCACTGAGCGTGGTGGGCATGCTGATCACCCTGGTCAACTTTATGGTGTGCCACAAGTGGGTTAAACAGCACGGTTCCAAGCCTGACTTTAAACCCCTGCAGGTGAAAAAGCTGCTGATGGTGCTGGTTGGCGTGGTCGCTCTGGTGGCCCTTTCCAGCTGGTTGCTGCACAACCAGGTGATTGCCCGCTGGGCGCTGGCGATTGTCTCCGTCGGTATCGTGATTGTGTTCGCCAAAGAAACCTTTGCCTTGCACGGTGCCGCTCGCCGCAAGATGATCGTCGCCTTCCTGTTGATGCTGGAAGCGGTAGTCTTCTTTGTGCTCTACAGCCAGATGCCGACCTCGCTGAACTTCTTCGCGATCCACAACGTGGAACACAGCATCCTTGGTATTGGTTTCGAACCTGAGCAATATCAGGCGCTGAACCCATTCTGGATCATGCTGGCCAGTCCTATTCTGGCGGCGCTGTATAACAAGATGGGTGACCGTCTGCCGATGCCGCACAAGTTCGCTTTCGGTATGATCCTGTGTTCCGGTGCCTTCCTGGTACTGCCGTGGGGTGCCAGCTTCGCCAACGAACAGGGCATCGTGTCGGTTAACTGGCTGATCCTGAGCTATGCGCTGCAGAGTATCGGCGAACTGATGATCTCCGGTCTGGGCCTGGCGATGGTGGCGCAGTTGGTACCACAACGCCTGATGGGCTTTATCATGGGCTCGTGGTTCCTGACCACCGCCGCTGCCGCGCTGATTGCCGGTAAGGTCGCCGGTCTGACCGCCGTGCCAAGCGACGTCAACGACGCGCACGCATCACTGGCTATCTACAGCCACGTGTTTATGCAAATCGGTATCGCTACCGCCGTGATCGCCATCCTGATGATGCTGACCGCGCCGAAGCTGTACCGTATGACGCTGGACACCGCTGAAGATACCAACAAGAAAGCACAGGCGGCCGCTGCGGCCAACTGA
- the nth gene encoding endonuclease III has product MNKQKRLEILTRLRDNNPQPTTELVYSTPFELLISVLLSAQATDVSVNKATAKLYPVANTPAALLALGVDGVKDYIKTIGLFNSKAENVIKTCRMLLELHGGEVPEDRAALEALPGVGRKTANVVLNTAFGWPTIAVDTHIFRVCNRTRFAPGKNVDLVEEKLLKVVPAEFKVDCHHWFILHGRYTCIARKPRCGSCIIEDLCEFNEKVYPDA; this is encoded by the coding sequence ATGAACAAGCAAAAACGGCTGGAAATTCTTACCCGGCTGCGAGACAACAACCCGCAGCCGACCACGGAACTGGTGTACAGCACGCCGTTTGAACTGCTGATCTCCGTGCTGCTCTCCGCACAGGCGACCGACGTCAGCGTCAACAAGGCCACCGCCAAGCTTTATCCGGTGGCCAATACGCCGGCCGCCCTGCTGGCCCTGGGCGTCGACGGCGTCAAGGATTACATCAAGACTATCGGTCTGTTTAACAGCAAAGCCGAGAACGTGATCAAAACCTGTCGCATGCTGTTAGAACTGCACGGCGGCGAGGTACCGGAAGATCGTGCCGCGCTGGAGGCCCTGCCTGGCGTCGGTCGCAAGACCGCCAACGTGGTGCTCAATACCGCCTTTGGCTGGCCGACCATTGCCGTAGATACCCACATCTTCCGCGTTTGCAATCGCACCCGTTTCGCTCCGGGCAAAAATGTCGATCTGGTTGAAGAGAAGCTACTCAAGGTGGTGCCGGCCGAGTTCAAGGTCGATTGCCACCACTGGTTTATCCTGCACGGCCGCTATACCTGCATCGCACGTAAACCGCGCTGCGGTTCCTGCATCATTGAAGATCTTTGCGAGTTTAACGAGAAGGTTTATCCCGACGCCTGA
- a CDS encoding electron transport complex subunit E has protein sequence MSEAKDLIVQGLWKNNSALVQLLGMCPLLAVTSTVTNALGLGLATTLVLTLTNGSISAVRRWVPNEVRIPIYVMIIAAAVSIVQMLINAYAFGLYQSLGIFIPLIVTNCIVVGRAEAVASKKPIGLSALDGLAIGLGATGVMVTLGAMRELLGNGTLFDGADMLLGSWAKVLRIEVVHFDSPFLLAMLPPGAFIGLGLLLALKYLIDERMKARTAKALLAEPTLGQGQTEKA, from the coding sequence ATGAGTGAAGCCAAAGATCTGATTGTCCAGGGGTTGTGGAAGAACAACTCCGCACTGGTACAGTTGCTGGGGATGTGCCCGCTGCTGGCAGTAACCTCTACCGTGACCAACGCCCTCGGGCTTGGGCTGGCGACTACCCTGGTATTGACGCTGACCAACGGCTCCATTTCCGCGGTGCGTCGCTGGGTGCCGAATGAAGTGCGTATTCCCATTTACGTCATGATCATTGCAGCGGCGGTCAGCATCGTGCAGATGTTGATCAATGCCTATGCCTTTGGCCTGTATCAATCGCTGGGGATCTTTATTCCCCTGATCGTCACCAACTGTATCGTGGTTGGCCGCGCCGAAGCGGTAGCCTCTAAAAAGCCCATCGGTTTGTCGGCGCTGGACGGCCTGGCAATAGGTCTGGGGGCAACCGGCGTGATGGTGACGCTAGGTGCGATGCGTGAGTTGCTGGGCAACGGCACCCTATTCGACGGTGCCGATATGCTGTTGGGCAGTTGGGCCAAGGTATTGCGCATTGAGGTGGTTCACTTTGACAGCCCATTCCTGTTGGCCATGCTGCCACCGGGGGCCTTTATCGGCCTGGGCCTGCTGCTGGCGTTGAAATACCTGATTGATGAACGGATGAAAGCGCGTACGGCCAAAGCCTTGCTGGCCGAACCGACGCTGGGACAAGGACAGACAGAGAAAGCCTGA
- the rsxG gene encoding electron transport complex subunit RsxG, translated as MLNSMRKHGTTLAVFAAVTTGLTAVVHSLTQKTIAHQAALQQKALLDQVVPPEHYDNDMQTECFLISDPALGNSAPHRLYLARKNGQPTAAAVETTAPDGYSGAIQLLVGADFNGTVLGTRVVEHHETPGLGDKIELRISNWISFFSGQKIEGPDDKRWAVKKDGGMFDQFTGATITPRAVVNAVRRTALYMETLPPKLDSLPVCGASE; from the coding sequence ATGCTGAATTCAATGAGAAAGCATGGCACCACGCTGGCGGTGTTTGCCGCAGTGACTACCGGTCTGACCGCGGTGGTGCATAGCCTGACGCAAAAAACCATCGCCCACCAGGCGGCATTGCAGCAAAAAGCCCTGCTTGACCAGGTGGTGCCACCGGAACACTACGACAACGACATGCAGACCGAGTGCTTCCTGATCAGCGATCCGGCGCTGGGCAACAGCGCCCCTCACCGCCTGTATCTGGCGCGTAAAAACGGTCAACCTACGGCAGCCGCGGTAGAAACCACCGCGCCGGACGGCTATTCCGGCGCCATTCAGCTGCTGGTCGGTGCCGATTTCAACGGCACCGTGCTGGGCACCCGCGTGGTCGAACACCATGAAACGCCCGGATTGGGCGATAAAATTGAGCTGCGCATCTCGAACTGGATTTCGTTCTTCAGCGGCCAGAAAATTGAAGGCCCGGACGATAAACGCTGGGCGGTGAAGAAAGATGGCGGTATGTTCGATCAATTCACCGGCGCAACCATCACACCGCGCGCGGTGGTCAACGCCGTTCGGCGCACGGCATTGTATATGGAAACGCTGCCGCCTAAACTTGATAGCTTACCCGTGTGTGGAGCCAGCGAATGA
- the rsxD gene encoding electron transport complex subunit RsxD gives MKFRPVQPTAAKGLHIASSPFTHNQQSTSRIMLWVMLACIPGVAAQVWFFGYGTLIQTALAMLVALLAEGAILALRKLPVRTRLADNSALLTALLLGISLPPLAPWWMIVIGTFFAIVIAKQLYGGLGQNPFNPAMVGYVVLLIAFPVQMTSWLPPDELRATALSFQDTLLAIFSGHTSQGATIHELQMGIDGISQATPLDGFKTGLRSGHSVEQVLQQPLFGGALAGIGWQWVNLGFLAGGLFMLARRLIHWQIPFSMLAAIAVCSGLAWWLDPLQQASPLIHLFSGASMLGAFFIATDPVSASTTPKGRLIYGALIGVLVWLIRVYGGYPDGVAFAVLLANITVPLIDHYTQPRVYGHR, from the coding sequence ATGAAGTTCAGGCCGGTACAACCCACAGCCGCCAAAGGCTTGCACATCGCCAGTTCCCCCTTCACCCATAACCAGCAGAGCACCAGCCGTATTATGCTGTGGGTCATGCTGGCTTGTATTCCCGGTGTCGCGGCGCAAGTGTGGTTCTTTGGCTACGGCACTCTGATTCAAACCGCCCTGGCAATGCTGGTCGCCCTGCTGGCCGAAGGCGCTATCCTCGCCTTGCGCAAGCTGCCGGTTCGCACGCGTCTGGCAGATAATTCTGCCCTGCTGACCGCCTTGCTGCTGGGTATCAGCCTGCCGCCACTGGCACCCTGGTGGATGATTGTCATCGGCACTTTCTTTGCCATCGTCATCGCCAAGCAGCTGTACGGTGGCCTCGGGCAAAATCCGTTCAACCCGGCGATGGTCGGTTACGTGGTGCTGCTGATCGCCTTCCCGGTACAAATGACCAGTTGGCTGCCGCCGGATGAACTGCGAGCCACCGCGCTGTCGTTCCAGGATACCCTGCTGGCGATCTTCAGCGGCCATACCTCGCAGGGCGCCACCATTCATGAACTGCAAATGGGCATCGACGGTATCAGTCAGGCCACCCCGCTGGACGGTTTCAAAACCGGGTTGCGCAGTGGTCATAGCGTCGAACAAGTGTTGCAGCAACCGCTGTTTGGCGGCGCTTTGGCCGGTATCGGTTGGCAATGGGTCAACCTCGGTTTCCTGGCCGGCGGGCTGTTTATGCTGGCTCGCCGCCTGATCCACTGGCAGATCCCATTCAGCATGTTGGCGGCTATCGCCGTGTGCTCCGGGCTGGCCTGGTGGCTTGACCCGCTGCAGCAGGCATCGCCGCTGATCCACCTGTTCTCCGGGGCCAGCATGTTAGGAGCTTTCTTTATTGCTACCGACCCGGTCAGCGCGTCCACCACGCCAAAAGGCCGCCTGATTTACGGCGCATTGATTGGCGTGCTGGTGTGGCTTATCCGTGTTTATGGCGGCTACCCGGACGGCGTTGCCTTCGCCGTTCTGCTGGCCAACATTACCGTACCGCTCATCGACCACTACACGCAGCCTCGCGTGTACGGCCATCGCTAA